A stretch of DNA from Noviherbaspirillum sedimenti:
CGCCGACACAAGCGACGTTTTTCAGCGCCAGGAACTGCGCCGCATTCTCCGGATTGACACCACCCGTGGGGCAGAACACCACGTCCGGAAAAGGCCCGGCCATGGCATTGAGCATCTCGATGCCGCCTGCCTGCTGGGCCGGAAACAGCTTCAATGCCGCGTAACCCGCCTCCCGTGCCGCAATCACGTCCGAGGGCGTCATTACGCCCGGCAGAAAGGGCAGGCCGCTGCCAGCGGCCGCGCAAAGCAGCGACGGCGTATGACCAGGCGACACACCGAACATCGCACCGGCCTTGAGCACGGCGTCGATATCGCCGGCCCTGGTAATCGTCCCGGCCCCCACAATCGCCTGCGGCACTTCATTACAGATGCCACGAATGACATCCAGTGCCTGCGGAGTGCGCAGGGTCACCTCGAGCACCCGGATACCGCCATTGACCAGGGCGCGGGCGAGCGCCACACCGGCGGTGACGTCATTGGCCACGATTACCGGCATCACCGGACTGGCGGCAAGAATTTCCTTTATGTTCATGTTGCGCTCCTTAAGCCGCGGGAGCGGTCAACGCCCCCAAAAAAGTGATTGCGCCCTGTTCGGCACTGGTTGCGTTTTCTCGGGCCGTGGCGAAGAGTTCACGACCGCAGCCAAAGCCATTCATGGAAAGGTCTGTTTCCGGCATCGGGCGCCGAGCCAGCTCATCGCCCGGCGTGATCGCCTGCAGAATGCCGGCCTCGGAATCAAGGCGGATCACATCGCCATCGCGCACCCGCGCCAGGAAGCCGCCGGCCCGACATTCCGGTGTGACATGGATGGCGGCAGGCACCTTGCCGGATGCGCCGGACATGCGGCCGTCGGTCACCAGGGCCACCTTGTAACCCTGTTCCTGCAGCAGGCCCAAGGCCGGCGTCAGCTTGTGCAGTTCCGGCATGCCATTGGCGCGCGGACCTTGAAAGCGCAGCACGGCGACGAAGTCGCGGTTCAATTCCCCGCGTTCGAACGCCTCCAGCACCGCCTCCTGGCTATCGAAAACCAGGGCAGGCGCCTCCACCACCCGATGCTGCGGTTTCACCGATGACACCTTGATGATTGCCCGGCCCAGATTTCCGGTAAGCAGTTTCAGGCCACCGTCCGCCACAAATGCATCGGCACAGGGTCGAAGCACTTCCGGATCGCCGCTTTCGCCGGGCGCTTCGCGCCATGACAACTGGCCGTTGTCCAGGAAAGGCTCCTGGCTGTAATGGCCCAATCCGGGGCCAGCCACGGTACGCACATCGGCATGCAGCAGGCCGTTTGCCAACAGTTCGCGGATCAGGAATCCCATCCCGCCCGCCGCATGAAAATGGTTCACGTCCGCACTGCCATTCGGGTAGATCCGTGCCAGGCTCGGCACGACCGATGAGAGATCGGAAAAATCGCTCCAGTCGATCACGATACCGGCGGCGCGGGCAATCGCCACCAGATGGATGGTATGGTTGGTCGATCCACCTGTCGCCAGCAGACCGACGATGCCGTTGACGATCGCCTTTTCATCAATCACTTCCGCGATAGGGGTGAATTCCTTGCTGCCGAACGTCAACCGGGCTACCCGCTGGGCCGCTGCCGCCGTCAACGCATCGCGCAGGGGCGTATCGGGCGTCACGAAAGCAGCACCGGGCAAATGCAGCCCCATGATCTCCATCAGCATCTGGTTGCTGTTGGCGGTGCCATAGAAAGTGCAGGTGCCGGGGCCGTGGTAAGCCTTGAGTTCGGCCTCGAGCAAGGCGGCACGATCAAGCTTGCCCTGCGCGTGAAGCTGGCGAATTTTTGCCTTCTCGTCATTGGACAGGCCCGAGGTCATGGGCCCGGCCGGAATAAAAATCGCGGGCAAATGCCCGAACTGCAGCGCGCCGATCAGCAGGCCCGGGACAATCTTGTCGCACACTCCCATGTACAGGGCGGCATCAAAGACGCCGTGGGACAGGGCCACGGCGGTCGCCATGGCAATCACATCGCGGCTGAACAAGGACAACTCCATCCCTGGCTGGCCCTGGGTAACGCCATCGCACATCGCCGGAACGCCGCCGGCAAACTGCGCCACCGCTCCCGCCTGCCGCGCCGCTTCTTTGATAATCTGTGGAAAGCGCTGGTAAGGCTGATGGGCCGACAGCATGTCGTTGTAGGATGACACAATCGCCAGGTTGGGCGGACGCTCTTCCCGCAGGCGGATTTTGTCGGCACGTTCGACCGCCGCAATCGCGTGCGCGAAATTCGTGCACGAGACATGCTGACGCGCTGCCGTGTACTTTGCAGCATGCCGCACCTGTTGCAGATATTGCTCCCGCAAGAGGGAACTTCGTTCTTGTATGCGTCGCGTCACCGCGGCAATTTTTTCATTCAACATATTCTTCTCCTTAATCTTGACGGCTTGCTTCGGCACTCCAGCCGGACAGCGGCGCGGCGTGCAGGGTGGGAGTCACGGTGGCCTGCAAGCGTGCAATTGCCGCAGCCGCCTGTGCCACACTGGCGGCGCTGCCGTGAATTTCGATATCGAGCGCCAACTCCCTCGACTGGCCGGCATCGAGCGCGGCAACGCGACCATGGCGCGCTTCGAAGGAACGCGGATTTGGAAAATTGATCCCGGGCTCCAGGCCAACCACGTAGCCATCGGCCATGGCTGCGGTATTTTTCCAGAGGGTAAAGCATGGCAATTGGCTGCGGCTGAAGTGCAGGCTGACGCCCCGCTCAGCGCTGGCATTGTGAAGCAGCACCTGGGTCTGCCCTTGCTCATCGGCCAGCAGATCGAGAAAATAAACCTGCTCCTGGAATTGCGCATCGGGCGCTTCAATGCTATCCCACTGTTCGACACTGGCGGCGGCATGGGACGTGCGCGGCACCAGGGTGCGTACCGGCGCATGAATGCGCGAGCCGGCGTCGAGCAAGGGCGCGCCGAAGTTGATGTGGTACAGCATCTGGCCGCTTCCCTGCCTGGCCGACAGGTTTGTTATCCGGTCCCGCACCCGGATCGTGTTGCTGTGCGCCGCGCTGGACGTCGTCGATTGCAAACGCAGCTTCTGCGCATGGAGACGACTCTCATCGACTTCCGCGCTGACGGCGATCTCGCCAGTCTGCGCATCGATTTGCGCATCCACGCACCGGGCAGGCAAGTTGGCGATCCTGCCGTGCAGCGGATAGCGCAGGATGCCGCGCGCATCGAATTCTGGCGCGCCATTGCTCTCCAGGCCGCAACGGCACAGCAGCTCGTCGAAACCATCGAGCCAGCCGAGGCCGTCCGGTTCAGCGAGCGGCACGAAACGGGGATTCACGGGCCCGCGGATCGGCGCCTGCCAGCCGATTTCGAAGCCATCCAGCCAGGCCTTCCAGATCCCCATGCCGCGTTGTGGCAACAGCCACAGCCTGAGCCTGCCATTGTGCACTTCACAGACCTCGACGCCATCCCGCAGGCCGCCCTCCAGTTTCATAAAGCGCACGAATGGTGCGGCCGGCGCGCAGGACGAGGCGTTTGCACTCAGAGACACGGCAGGTAAAGTATCGAAAGACGTGCTCATGAATGCGTCGGCTCGGGATTGTCAAACCGCTTGATCCGGGCAATCAGGGCAGTAGTCGACGCGTCATGGACGACCGGCGCGGCGCCCGCCAGTTCCGCGAAAATATCCGTACTCAACTGCTTGCCGAGTTCCACACCGCACTGGTCGAAGGAATTGATGTCCCAGATCACGCCCTGCACAAACACCTTGTGTTCGTAAAGTGCGATCAGGGCGCCCAGGGTTCGCGGCGTCAAGGTATCCAGCAGCAAGGTCGTCGACGGGATATTGCCCGGGAAAGTGCGGTGTCGCGCCAGGTACTCGCTACGCTCGAGACTTAACCCCGCCGTCCGCAATTCCCGATACGTTTGCGCGGTGCTACGCCCCAGCATCAATGCCTCCGCCTGGGCCAGCATGTTGGCATGAACCACCCACTGGTGTTCGGTTATGCTGCCTGGACTATGCATGACGCCGATAAAGTCGACCGGGATCCAGTGCGTGCCCTGATGCAGCAGCTGAAAGTACGCATGCTGCCCATTGATGCCAAGGCCACCCCAGATCAATGGTCCGGTGCCATAGCCAAGCTCGTTACCCCGGATATCCACACGCTTGCCATTGCTTTCCATGTCAAGCTGCTGCACATACGGGACGACTTCACCCAGCCGCGCGTCATAGGGCGCGATCATGTGGCTGGGCGCATGATGAAAGTTGCGATACCAGATCCCCAGCAGCGCCAGCAGGACCGGCATATTTTCTTCCAGGGCGGCATGGCGAAAATGCTGATCCATTGCGCGCGCGCCGT
This window harbors:
- the edd gene encoding phosphogluconate dehydratase, whose translation is MLNEKIAAVTRRIQERSSLLREQYLQQVRHAAKYTAARQHVSCTNFAHAIAAVERADKIRLREERPPNLAIVSSYNDMLSAHQPYQRFPQIIKEAARQAGAVAQFAGGVPAMCDGVTQGQPGMELSLFSRDVIAMATAVALSHGVFDAALYMGVCDKIVPGLLIGALQFGHLPAIFIPAGPMTSGLSNDEKAKIRQLHAQGKLDRAALLEAELKAYHGPGTCTFYGTANSNQMLMEIMGLHLPGAAFVTPDTPLRDALTAAAAQRVARLTFGSKEFTPIAEVIDEKAIVNGIVGLLATGGSTNHTIHLVAIARAAGIVIDWSDFSDLSSVVPSLARIYPNGSADVNHFHAAGGMGFLIRELLANGLLHADVRTVAGPGLGHYSQEPFLDNGQLSWREAPGESGDPEVLRPCADAFVADGGLKLLTGNLGRAIIKVSSVKPQHRVVEAPALVFDSQEAVLEAFERGELNRDFVAVLRFQGPRANGMPELHKLTPALGLLQEQGYKVALVTDGRMSGASGKVPAAIHVTPECRAGGFLARVRDGDVIRLDSEAGILQAITPGDELARRPMPETDLSMNGFGCGRELFATARENATSAEQGAITFLGALTAPAA
- the eda gene encoding bifunctional 4-hydroxy-2-oxoglutarate aldolase/2-dehydro-3-deoxy-phosphogluconate aldolase — protein: MNIKEILAASPVMPVIVANDVTAGVALARALVNGGIRVLEVTLRTPQALDVIRGICNEVPQAIVGAGTITRAGDIDAVLKAGAMFGVSPGHTPSLLCAAAGSGLPFLPGVMTPSDVIAAREAGYAALKLFPAQQAGGIEMLNAMAGPFPDVVFCPTGGVNPENAAQFLALKNVACVGGSWLVPPALVARGEWLAIQSLAVQAAALGNARGPGAATIERANSHCDGKNEQNA
- a CDS encoding aldose 1-epimerase family protein, coding for MSTSFDTLPAVSLSANASSCAPAAPFVRFMKLEGGLRDGVEVCEVHNGRLRLWLLPQRGMGIWKAWLDGFEIGWQAPIRGPVNPRFVPLAEPDGLGWLDGFDELLCRCGLESNGAPEFDARGILRYPLHGRIANLPARCVDAQIDAQTGEIAVSAEVDESRLHAQKLRLQSTTSSAAHSNTIRVRDRITNLSARQGSGQMLYHINFGAPLLDAGSRIHAPVRTLVPRTSHAAASVEQWDSIEAPDAQFQEQVYFLDLLADEQGQTQVLLHNASAERGVSLHFSRSQLPCFTLWKNTAAMADGYVVGLEPGINFPNPRSFEARHGRVAALDAGQSRELALDIEIHGSAASVAQAAAAIARLQATVTPTLHAAPLSGWSAEASRQD